The genomic region ACACATATGGACGCTACCCCTACCCCGCCGGTCACCCTCGTCATCTTCGGCGCCACCGGCGACCTGACGCGCCGGCTGCTGGTGCCGGCGATCATCAACCTGACGCGCGGCCGTCTTGTCGGTGAAGATCTCCACATTCTCGGCATCGGCATCGAGCCGGGCGACGACGAATTTTTGCGCGGACGGCTCGACGAATTCCTAAAGCATCTAAGCGGCGCGGAACAGACGCAAAAGGACGAAGCCTGGGAGAGCCTGCGCCGGCGCATTTCCTATATGGCGGGGGATTTCACCAAGGACGATATTTTCCTCGAGATCGGCAGGCGGCTGGGGCCGGATGCCAATGCCGCCTTCTATCTCGCGGTGCCGCCGTCCTTCTTCGGCTCGATCGTCGAGAAACTCGCCGCGCATGGGCTGACCGATGAAAAGGACGGCACATTCCGCCGCGTCGCCATCGAAAAACCGTTCGGCACCGATCTCGCCTCGGCGCGGGCACTCAACACGCAGATTCTCGCCCAGATCGGCGAAAGCCAAGTCTACCGGCTCGATCATTTCCTCGGCAAGGAGACGGTGCAGAACCTGATGACGGCGCGTTTTGCCAATATGATCATCGAGTCGCTGTGGAACAGCCGCTATATCGACCATGTGCAGATCACTGCCGCCGAGATCGTCGATGTCGGCAGCCGCGGCAAATTCTACGATGCGACAGGCGCGCTACGCGACATGGTGCCGAACCATCTCTTCCAGCTGCTGGCGATGATTGCCATGGAGCCGCCGAACAGTTTCGACGCCGAGGCGATCCGCAACGAGAAGAGCAAGGTGCTGAAGGCGCTGCGTATCTATACGCCCGAGGAGGCGAAGACGCATGGCGTGCGCGGCGCCTATGGCGCAGGCCCGCTCAACGGTGCCGAGCTTCCGGCCTATCGCGACAGCAAGGACGTTTCGCCCGACAGCCGGACGGAAACCTATGTGGCGCTGAAGCTCTACGCCGATACCTGGCGCTGGGCGGGCGTGCCCTTCTACCTGAGGACCGGCAAGGCGCTGACGGCGCGCGACACCGAGATCGTCATCACCTTCCAGCCGGTGCCCTTCGCGCAGTTCCGCGAGACCGAGGTCAACCGCCGCCTGCCGCCGAACCGGCTGGTGATCCAGGTGCAGCCGGACGAGGGCATGAGCATGGAAATCTCGATCAAGTCGCCGGGGCTTTCGGTCGATACCACGCCGGTTTCACTCGATTTCCGCTATGCCGACAAATTCGATATCGGCAAGACCACCGGTTATGAATCGCTGCTCTACGATCTCTTCATCGGCGACCAGACGCTGTTCCAGCGCGCCGACGGCATCGAGGCCGGCTGGGCGGCGGTGCAGCCCTTCCTGGATGTCTGGGCGAAGGACCCGAGCACGCCCGACGCTTACACCCCGGGCAGCATGGGACCAGCCTGCGCCGATCGCCTCATCGAGCGCGACGGGCGGCAATGGCATGAACTTGGCGTCCTGCTGCATCGCAACGGCAAGGACGGCAAATAGAACGCTCCAGTATTATCGATCGCGGCAGGCCGCGCTGACGGAGGCGCCGCTATTGCCGCCTTCGGGGGCAAGCGCGCCACGGGCCTTGCGCGGCGGGCAGCGCGCCCAATCGACCCGTCCGCTCGGGGCGCCGTTGTCGACGCTGCCGGTTTCGATCGAGTCGAGGGGAATGACCAGCCCGCTTTGGGTTTCGACGCCTGGTGCTGTGCCAAGCGGCGGCGTGCCGTCGATCCGGCCGCTGGCATCCATGCCCATATTCGACTGGGCAAGAACCGGGGCGGAGAGGCTGAGGAGAGCGATCGTCGCTGCTGCAATAAACCTGCGCATGATGCTATTCCTTCTGATTTCAGCGATGCGATGATAACAGCAATCCGGCATTGCTTGTTCCCTATGGCGGGGGAACCGGCGATCAAAGTTTGGCGAGCAGAAAATCAGCTTCGCGAAAACGCCTTCTCGGGCTCAATCGCGCCAGCGTGACAGCACCTTTTCCAGCCCTGTCGGATAGAGATCGATGTCGGCATCGCGCACCATGTCACGGCCGAACCAGCGTGCCGTCGTCCCCGTCTCGTCGAGTTCGGAATAGCGGATTTCATCGCGCTCATAGAGCGATGCATCGGCCAGTTCGATATCGGCGGCAAAGATATATTCATGACCGGTTGCGCCATGATGTTCGAAGATGTTTTCGAGGAGATGCCAGGGGCCGACGATGCGGATCGCCGTCTCGAGCTCCTCCCGGAATTCGCGCTGCAGGGCCTCTTCGCGCGTCTCGCCGAATTCGATCGAGCCGCCGAGCGGGCGAATGCCCTTGATGCGGCCGCCGTCATCCTCCACTTCCGCGGCGAGCAGCCGGTCTTGCCTCCATACAAGGCATCACCTTCACCCTGATCTGCTGCGGTGGGCGCCAGACAGTCATGCGGCTCTCCTTCTATTCGCCGGAAATCCCTACTTAACCGACAAAGGTTGCAAGGCAAGGGCGACCGGGAATTATCACGCGCGTATTCTTAGGCTAAGATTGATATCTATTGTCACAACGGAACGACTACCCCATACTGATGATAACGAAAGGAAAGCCATGCCCAACGTTGCGCTTGGAAGCCACTACGAGGAGTTTGTCAGGAAGCAGCTGGAATCCGGCCGCTACAACAACGCCAGCGAGGTCGTCCGTGCAGGCCTACGGCTGTTGGAGGATCATGAGGCGGCCCGCGAGCGCTGGCTCAATGAGGAGATCCCGGCGCGCTACGACGAGCTGATGAACAAGCCGAGCCTTGGCATCCCGGCCGAGACGGTGCGCTCTCGCTTTGAAACCAAAAGTCGGAATGATGCGGCGAAAGCCAAGTAGGGATGCCCTATCGCATTATTTACCATCCCAAGGCAGAAGCAGAACTAGACAAGCTCTATGACAATATCGCCGTTGAGGCCGGAACTTCTATCGCTGGCGACTTCGTTGACGCGGTGATCACCTTCATCGAAGCTCTGGCGACGTTTCCGGAACGGGGCACGGTGCGGGAAGGCCGGATCCCCGGCTTGCGGATTATCGGCTATCGGCGCAGTGTCAGTGTAGCGTTCTCGGTTAGTGGCGATAACGTCATCATACTGGGTGTGTTTGCGCGGGGACGTAATATTACCGACGAGATTCTGGAAGAGCGACAACGGTGAACCTCCGCGGCAAGGCCGCGAAGGCTTATTTTGGCGGTTGTCGCTCAGACGAACTGGCTGAGCCCCGGAACCGAAGCGACGACTTCGTCGACGACCTCTTCGCCGGCATATTGCTTGGCGATGGCGATGGTTTCCCTGGCGAGCGAGGTGATCTCGCCCATGCCGAGGCCTTCGCCCATCAGCTGCTCGCCGAGGCCCATGATGCCGCCGCCGCCGAGCGAGCTCATCAGCCCGCCGAGCAGACCGCCGCCGCCGGCGCTCTCGCCGTTGAACTGGGCGACGAGATCGGCGCCGCCGGGGATCGCTTCGATCATCCGTGCAACCGGGCCGTCGGCCGCCTCGCGCTGCAGGAAGCCGAGCATCATGCCGAGCGCCTTTTCGGCCAAATCAGGCGCAATACCCACACGATCGGCAATCTGGGTCACAATTTCATTCATCGTCAGCCTCCTGTTATTTTGACGTTAACGTCAACGTTAATCGAGATTCCAGTGCAACTCAAGTCCATGCCGCCCGATGGGCACTGCGTGGGGTTTTGCTTTCGATGCAAACAGTTGTCGGCATCCGCATGCCTGCTTATAACAGGGAAACGATGGTTCGATGAAGGCGTTGAAAGCCAAGCCTTCTCGACAAATGGCGGCAAAGCCCGAAGGGAGCATTGGGGATGATCGAGGATGGCAAGATTTTCATCGGCGCAAGCCGCAATCCCGATGACAGCATCAACAAGCCGGAATATCTCGACCTGAAATTCGGCAACCGCCACGGCCTCGTCACCGGCGCCACCGGCACCGGCAAGACGGTGACGCTGCAGGTGCTGGCCGAAGGTTTTTCGCGGGCCGGCGTTCCGGTGTTTGCGGCCGATATCAAGGGCGATCTTTCCGGCATCGCCGCCAGGGGCGAGGCCAAGGATTTTCTCACCAAGCGGGCCGAGCAGATCGGTTTCACCGACTATGAATTCGACCAGTTCCCGGTGATTTTCTGGGACCTGTTCGGCGAAAAGGGCCATCGGGTGCGCACCACCGTTGCCGAGATCGGGCCGCTGCTGCTTGCCCGGCTGATGGACGCTTCCGAACCGCAGGAAGGCGTCATCAACATCGCCTTCAAACTCGCCGACCAGGCCGGGCTGCCGCTGCTCGACCTCAAGGATTTCACCTCGCTGCTCAACTATATGGGCGAGAATGCCACCGAGCTTTCCAACCAGTACGGGCTGATCTCCAAGGCCTCGGTCGGCTCGATCCAGCGGGCGCTGCTCGTTCTCGAACAGCAGGGTGCGGAGCATTTCTTCGGCGAACCGGCGCTGAAGATCTCCGACATCATGCGCACCAGCAACAATGGCTACGGCCAGATCTCCGTGCTTGCCGCCGACAAGCTGATGATGAACCCGCGCCTTTACGCCACCTTCCTGCTCTGGCTGCTGTCGGAGCTGTTCGAGGAATTGCCTGAAGTGGGCGACCCTGACAAGCCGAAGCTGGTCTTCTTCTTCGACGAAGCCCATCTGCTCTTCAACGATGCGCCGAAGGTGCTGGTCGAACGCGTCGAGCAGGTGGTGCGGCTGATCCGCTCCAAGGGTGTCGGCGTCTATTTCGTGACGCAGAACCCACTCGACGTACCGGAAACGGTACTCGCTCAGCTCGGCAACCGGGCGCAGCACGCGCTTCGCGCCTATTCGCCGCGCGAGCAGAAGGCGGTGAAGACGGCGGCCGAGACCTTCCGCCCCAACCCGGCCTTCGATTGTGCCACCGTCATCACCAATCTCGGCACCGGTGAGGCGCTGGTCTCGACGCTGGAGGTCAAGGGCGCGCCCTCGATCGTCGAGCGCACGCTGATCCGCCCGCCCTCCGGCCGCGTCGGCCCGGTGACGGATGCCGAGCGCCAGCAGATCATGGACAGGAGCCCGGTTCTCGGCGTCTATGACGAGGACATCGACCGCGAATCCGCCTTCGAGCTGCTGGCGGCGCGCGCCAAGAAGGCGGCCGATGCCGAAGCCGCCAAGCGGGCGCAGGAGGAAGCGGCCGAGCAGCCGGGCAGCACCTCCGGCTGGAACCTGCCGGGCTTCGGCGGCAGCAATGACGACAACCAGCAGAGCCGCGGCCAGTCGCGCGGCAGGACCTCCGGCTACCAGCGCGAAACGGTGGTGGAAGCAGCGATGAAAAGCGTGGCGCGCACGGTGGCCACCCAGGTCGGCCGGGCGCTGGTGCGCGGGATATTGGGGAGCTTGAAGCGGTAGTTATTTCGCAGGCGGCGCGCTGTAAGCCCCTCATCCGCCTGCCGGCACCTTCTCCCCGCAAACGGGGCGAAGGAGGCTTGCCGCGACCTCTCCGTTTCTCACCAGCGTCTCGCAGGGCACGTCCCCTCGCCCCGTTTGCGGGGGTCCGAAGGATGGGTCGAGACGAGTGGCTCGACCCCGGCAGGGTTAGGGTGGCGGGTGGCTTTCTGGAAGAAAGCGTGATCGTTCCCGCCTTGAACCACAAGCCTCGCTTCCCTAAATTATCCGCCATCGACCATTTCAACAGGATGTGTGCCGCAATGGATTTCAACCCGATCGCAATGCCAGTTCGCCTTGCCAACGGGGAAATCCACATCCATGCCTGCATCCATCACTCTCTCGCAAATTTCATGGGCCACGCCTGACGGGCGGCCGCTTTTTTCCGATCTCGACCTGAGTTTCGGGGCAGAGCGTATCGGCCTGGTCGGGCGCAACGGCGTCGGCAAGACGACGCTGCTGAAGCTTATCTCCGGCGGCATCCGGCCGCAGTCGGGGACGCTGTCCGTCAGCGGCAGCCTTGGCATCCTGCGCCAGAGCGTGCAGGTGGCACCCCATGAAACCGTCGCCGATCTGTTCGGCGCGACCGATGCGCTCGCCGTCCTCCATCGGGCCGAAACCGGCACGGCAACGGCCGACGAACTTTTATCCGCGGACTGGA from Rhizobium sp. BT03 harbors:
- the zwf gene encoding glucose-6-phosphate dehydrogenase, yielding MDATPTPPVTLVIFGATGDLTRRLLVPAIINLTRGRLVGEDLHILGIGIEPGDDEFLRGRLDEFLKHLSGAEQTQKDEAWESLRRRISYMAGDFTKDDIFLEIGRRLGPDANAAFYLAVPPSFFGSIVEKLAAHGLTDEKDGTFRRVAIEKPFGTDLASARALNTQILAQIGESQVYRLDHFLGKETVQNLMTARFANMIIESLWNSRYIDHVQITAAEIVDVGSRGKFYDATGALRDMVPNHLFQLLAMIAMEPPNSFDAEAIRNEKSKVLKALRIYTPEEAKTHGVRGAYGAGPLNGAELPAYRDSKDVSPDSRTETYVALKLYADTWRWAGVPFYLRTGKALTARDTEIVITFQPVPFAQFRETEVNRRLPPNRLVIQVQPDEGMSMEISIKSPGLSVDTTPVSLDFRYADKFDIGKTTGYESLLYDLFIGDQTLFQRADGIEAGWAAVQPFLDVWAKDPSTPDAYTPGSMGPACADRLIERDGRQWHELGVLLHRNGKDGK
- a CDS encoding type II toxin-antitoxin system ParD family antitoxin; its protein translation is MPNVALGSHYEEFVRKQLESGRYNNASEVVRAGLRLLEDHEAARERWLNEEIPARYDELMNKPSLGIPAETVRSRFETKSRNDAAKAK
- a CDS encoding type II toxin-antitoxin system RelE/ParE family toxin gives rise to the protein MPYRIIYHPKAEAELDKLYDNIAVEAGTSIAGDFVDAVITFIEALATFPERGTVREGRIPGLRIIGYRRSVSVAFSVSGDNVIILGVFARGRNITDEILEERQR
- a CDS encoding helicase HerA-like C-terminal domain-containing protein is translated as MIEDGKIFIGASRNPDDSINKPEYLDLKFGNRHGLVTGATGTGKTVTLQVLAEGFSRAGVPVFAADIKGDLSGIAARGEAKDFLTKRAEQIGFTDYEFDQFPVIFWDLFGEKGHRVRTTVAEIGPLLLARLMDASEPQEGVINIAFKLADQAGLPLLDLKDFTSLLNYMGENATELSNQYGLISKASVGSIQRALLVLEQQGAEHFFGEPALKISDIMRTSNNGYGQISVLAADKLMMNPRLYATFLLWLLSELFEELPEVGDPDKPKLVFFFDEAHLLFNDAPKVLVERVEQVVRLIRSKGVGVYFVTQNPLDVPETVLAQLGNRAQHALRAYSPREQKAVKTAAETFRPNPAFDCATVITNLGTGEALVSTLEVKGAPSIVERTLIRPPSGRVGPVTDAERQQIMDRSPVLGVYDEDIDRESAFELLAARAKKAADAEAAKRAQEEAAEQPGSTSGWNLPGFGGSNDDNQQSRGQSRGRTSGYQRETVVEAAMKSVARTVATQVGRALVRGILGSLKR